Proteins from one Corynebacterium epidermidicanis genomic window:
- a CDS encoding ABC transporter permease yields the protein MRLSESISLALSSLRTGKLRSMLTLLGIIIGIASVITIMTLGTALKAQTFGSLDSLGINDLGVQVQSRKEAEDSQSEYLYNPQPIDDVDALINDRHVQALKQQFPHEITGISATGRGSGSGDAEVVGAAQRTLADKVAKTSVSPVNADFMTGAGFEIAHGRALNAQDIAEERHVAVLSPKTFADLFDSDSQRALGSEIRFTSDTGSLSLLVVGISEDPKGGLLIGDISEPKIFVPYPLQMAFSSEYSGVQRADAYDALNIRVAAGVDKDRFKSELQRYFDRFYAENDKYLVKVSDNKSELKSLQNVLDTISVVVAAIGGISLMVGGIGVMNVMLITVTERTREIGIRKALGARSRDIKTQFVVEAMIVCLVGGIIGVILGGAVGMLGSQLMGTFVFPPVGVVLVSLLFAMGIGLFFGYYPAAKAAKLNPIEALRYE from the coding sequence ATGCGCTTGAGTGAGTCCATTTCCTTGGCGCTGAGCAGCCTGCGGACGGGTAAGCTCCGCTCGATGCTCACGTTGCTGGGCATCATCATCGGCATCGCCAGCGTGATCACGATCATGACATTGGGCACTGCGCTCAAAGCACAAACTTTTGGGTCGTTGGACAGCCTCGGAATTAACGATCTTGGAGTCCAGGTGCAAAGCCGCAAAGAAGCGGAGGATTCTCAATCCGAGTACCTCTACAATCCGCAGCCTATCGACGATGTCGATGCACTCATCAACGATCGCCATGTCCAAGCCTTAAAGCAGCAGTTTCCGCATGAAATCACCGGAATTAGCGCGACAGGCCGGGGCAGCGGGAGTGGTGATGCTGAGGTGGTGGGTGCTGCGCAGCGGACACTGGCGGACAAAGTAGCTAAGACTTCCGTGTCCCCGGTCAACGCGGATTTCATGACGGGTGCCGGTTTCGAGATCGCACACGGTCGTGCACTCAATGCCCAAGACATTGCCGAGGAGCGACACGTCGCGGTGCTCAGCCCGAAAACCTTTGCCGATCTTTTTGACAGTGATTCGCAGCGAGCTCTGGGTTCGGAAATCCGCTTCACGTCAGACACAGGTTCGCTATCTTTGCTGGTGGTGGGCATTTCGGAGGATCCCAAGGGCGGTTTGTTGATCGGGGATATCTCAGAGCCCAAAATCTTTGTCCCGTACCCGCTGCAGATGGCGTTTAGCTCGGAATACAGTGGAGTGCAGCGTGCCGACGCCTACGATGCACTCAACATTCGGGTCGCCGCTGGGGTGGACAAGGACCGATTCAAGAGCGAGCTGCAGCGCTATTTCGATCGCTTCTACGCAGAGAATGACAAATATCTGGTCAAGGTTTCCGACAACAAGAGCGAATTGAAGTCCCTGCAGAATGTTCTCGACACGATCAGCGTGGTGGTGGCCGCCATCGGCGGGATCTCGCTGATGGTGGGTGGCATAGGGGTTATGAACGTCATGCTGATTACTGTGACGGAACGGACCCGAGAGATCGGCATCCGTAAGGCGTTGGGAGCGCGCAGTCGGGATATCAAGACTCAGTTTGTGGTCGAAGCCATGATCGTTTGTTTGGTAGGTGGCATCATCGGAGTGATCTTGGGTGGGGCAGTGGGGATGCTTGGCTCCCAACTAATGGGGACGTTTGTCTTCCCGCCGGTCGGTGTAGTCCTCGTGTCCTTGCTGTTCGCGATGGGAATCGGGCTGTTTTTCGGTTACTATCCAGCAGCGAAGGCCGCGAAGCTTAACCCGATTGAAGCACTGCGCTACGAATAA
- a CDS encoding MDR family MFS transporter, translated as MTAEERRTAKWVMTALMVSMLLASLDQMIFSTALPTIVGDLGGVNHMMWVITGYLLAETIMLPIYGKMGDLLGRKGLMVGALVIFLIGSVLGGLAHSMALLILGRAVQGIGGGGLMILSQAIIADVIPARERGRYMGVMGGVFGLSAVLGPLLGGWFTEGPGWRWAFWINIPLGLIAIGITLWTLRIPKKKVPFTWDYLGTIFAIVATTALVLFTTWGGSRYEWTSPTILGLIATAVIGGALLVVVELRAKDPLIPMQFFANRNFALTTAVGLVLGITMFGVLGYLPTYLQMVHGINATEAGYMMIPMMVGMMGFSIWSGQRISAVGTYKMYPIVGMVVTLGSLVLFHTLTPEKTMWEIGIYLFILGSGLGLAMQVLVLIVQNTLPLAVVGSATAVNNYFRQIGSSLGAALVGGLFVGNLEDLMAERLPAAMAQMPPEAAGAMQLDSESVTPHLIQQMPAPIKDVFIGAYNDALTPVFLYVMPLVVLAFVMLFFIKHEPLRTTTTDSVPPTLTEVDQSS; from the coding sequence ATGACGGCCGAGGAACGTCGCACCGCGAAGTGGGTCATGACTGCCCTGATGGTGTCCATGTTGTTGGCATCACTTGACCAGATGATCTTCTCCACCGCCCTGCCCACCATCGTGGGCGACCTAGGTGGCGTTAACCACATGATGTGGGTGATCACTGGCTACCTGCTAGCGGAGACCATCATGTTGCCTATCTACGGCAAAATGGGCGACCTACTTGGCCGCAAAGGCCTGATGGTCGGGGCACTTGTGATCTTCCTGATTGGATCGGTCCTTGGCGGACTGGCACATTCCATGGCGCTTTTGATCCTGGGGCGTGCCGTTCAGGGCATCGGCGGCGGTGGCTTGATGATCCTTTCCCAAGCCATCATTGCCGATGTCATCCCCGCCCGCGAACGTGGACGATACATGGGTGTCATGGGCGGCGTCTTCGGGCTTTCCGCAGTTCTCGGCCCGCTTCTCGGTGGCTGGTTCACTGAAGGACCGGGTTGGCGCTGGGCCTTCTGGATCAACATCCCACTCGGTCTCATCGCCATCGGCATCACCCTATGGACACTGCGCATCCCGAAGAAGAAAGTCCCATTCACCTGGGATTACCTGGGCACTATTTTTGCGATTGTGGCAACGACCGCCCTGGTATTGTTCACCACCTGGGGTGGCTCGCGTTACGAGTGGACCTCGCCCACAATCCTCGGTTTGATCGCTACCGCAGTGATCGGTGGTGCGCTCCTGGTTGTCGTCGAACTGCGCGCCAAGGACCCACTGATCCCGATGCAGTTCTTCGCCAACCGCAACTTTGCCTTAACGACGGCCGTCGGTCTCGTTCTCGGCATTACCATGTTCGGTGTTCTGGGCTACCTCCCGACGTACCTGCAGATGGTTCATGGAATTAACGCCACCGAAGCAGGCTACATGATGATCCCGATGATGGTCGGCATGATGGGCTTTTCGATCTGGTCTGGCCAGCGGATTTCCGCAGTGGGCACATACAAGATGTACCCGATCGTCGGCATGGTCGTTACTCTTGGTTCGCTAGTGCTGTTCCACACCCTGACCCCAGAAAAGACGATGTGGGAGATCGGCATTTACCTGTTCATTCTGGGCTCCGGGCTGGGTCTAGCGATGCAGGTGCTGGTGCTCATTGTGCAAAACACCCTGCCACTAGCTGTCGTCGGTTCCGCTACAGCTGTGAACAACTACTTCCGCCAGATTGGTTCTTCCCTGGGTGCCGCCTTGGTCGGTGGACTCTTTGTTGGCAACCTGGAAGACCTCATGGCCGAACGACTACCAGCAGCGATGGCCCAAATGCCACCCGAGGCAGCTGGTGCGATGCAGCTGGATTCTGAATCGGTCACCCCGCATCTCATTCAACAGATGCCTGCACCGATCAAGGATGTGTTCATCGGCGCCTATAACGACGCCCTCACGCCAGTGTTCCTATACGTGATGCCACTGGTTGTGCTGGCATTCGTAATGTTGTTCTTCATCAAGCACGAGCCATTGCGTACAACCACTACGGATTCGGTACCTCCGACCCTAACCGAGGTCGATCAGAGCTCTTAG